The Trinickia caryophylli genomic sequence CAAATCGAGGCAGGCAAGCGCTGCGGCGCCGGCACCCGATGCGACGAGCTTCACCTTCGAGATGTCCTTGCCGACGACCTTCAAACCGTTGGTGACCGCGGCCGCCACGACGATGGCGGTACCGTGCTGGTCGTCGTGGAACACCGGAATCTTCATGCGCTTGCGGCACTCGCGCTCCACGATGAAGCAGTCGGGTGCCTTGATGTCTTCCAGGTTGATCCCGCCGAAGGTCGGCTCGAGCGCTGCGATCACGTCCACGAGTTTGTGCGGGTCGTTCTCGTTGAGCTCGATGTCGAAAACGTCGATACCGGCGAACTTCTTGAAGAGCACGGCCTTGCCTTCCATGACCGGCTTGGAGGCCAGCGGGCCGATGTTGCCGAGGCCGAGCACGGCCGTGCCGTTCGTCACGACGCCGACGAGATTGCTGCGCGCGGTGAAGCGGGCCGCGTTGAGCGGATTTTCGACGATCTCCTCACAGGCGAACGCCACGCCCGGCGAATACGCCAGCGCGAGGTCGCGCTGGTTGATCATTTGCTTCGTAGGAGCGACCGCGATCTTCCCGGGGGTGGGGAACTCGTGATAGTCGAGCGCGGCTTCGCGTAGTTTCGTCTTGGCGGGATTGGTAGACATGAGGGAAAAGTCCGGGCTTCGGTGCAGATTAGAATAGGAATTCGAACGCATTGTAGCGCCAAACCCCAGGGCGACCTTGAGCGCACCGGGGCCGACCCCGGCGCCCGTCGTCCCGAAAACTGCCCGAGAAGCCACCGCCCCGGCGTCTTTTCGCGCCCTTTTGCCGCTTGATCGATGCCGATTTCAGAGTTTTCCCTCATCGAACGCTTCTTCGGAAGCCGCGCCCGCCGCGCGCTCTCGTCCTCGGTGCTCGGCATCGGCGACGATTGCGCGCTGATCGCACCCACGAGCGGCCAGTTGCTGGCGATTTCGACCGATATGCTCGTGGCGGGCCGCCATTTCCTGCCCGACGTCGACCCATGCGCGCTCGGCCACAAGGCGCTTGCCGTCAACCTGTCCGATCTGGCTGCGATGGGTGCCGCCCCGCGCGCGTTCACACTCGCCATGGCGCTCGAAACACCCGACGAAACATGGCTCGCGGCCTTCGCCGACGGGCTTTTCGCCCTCGCCGAGCGCTTCGGCTGCGAACTCGTCGGCGGCGATACGACGCGCGGGCCGCTGAACCTCTGCCTCACGGTGTTCGGCGACGTGCCGGCAGCCGACGCCCTGCGCCGCGACGCGGCGCGCCCCGGCGACGACATCTGGGTATCCGGCACGCTCGGCGACGCCCGCGCCGGGCTCGCGCTCGCGCGCGGCGAATGGTCTTCCGGTGCGCTCGACGAAGCCGATGCGCGGCAGTTGCTCGACGCGCTCGAGCGCCCCGAGCCTCGCGTCGCCCTGGGTCTTGCGCTGCGCGGGGTCGCGCATGCGGCGCTCGACATCTCCGACGGTCTGGCAGGCGACCTGGCTCACATTCTCGAGCGCTCGGGCGTGGCGGCCCGCGTCGACGTCGACGCCGTGCCACGCTCGCGCGCATTGGCGAAGTTCGCTCCCGAAACCCAGTTGCACTGCGCGCTGGCGGGCGGAGACGACTACGAGTTGTGCTTCACGGCGCCGGCCTCGGCGCGCGCCGCGGTGGCGGCAGCCGGAGCGGCCTCCGGCATCGCGGTCACCCGCATCGGTACAATAGTCGCTTTAGGCAACGTTTCGGACGAGCCCGCTATTGCATGGCACGACGCCTCGCAAGCGCCGCTCTCGCTGAAGCTGCACGGTTTCGATCACTTCGATGCAAACTGACCTCCCCGAGCCGCCGCTTGGCGATGGCGCGGCTGACCGCCCGTCGGCCGCCAAACCGCGGCGCGCGAATGCGCGCTTCATGCTCTCGCATCCACTGCACTGGATTTCGCTCGGCTTCGGCAGCGGACTCTCCCCGATCGTGCCCGGTACCATCGGCACGCTCTTTGCCTGGGTATCGTTCGCCGCGCTGGCCGGCCACCTGACCGTAGCCGAATGGGGCACCCTCATCGTTGCCGGCTTCGTGGCGGGCATCCCGATCACCGATTTCACCGCGAGGAAGCTCGGCATCGACGATCCGTCTCCGATCGTCTGGGACGAGATCGTCGCGTTCTGGCTCGTGCTGCTCTTCGTGACGCCCGTGACATTCGTCGGGCAGCTTTGGGCTTTCGTGGTATTCCGCTTCTTCGACATGGTCAAACCGCCACCAATCCGATATTTCGATCGGCGGTTTTCGGGCGGTTTCGGCATCATGATCGACGATATCGTCGCGGCGTTTCTGACGCTGCTCGTCATCGCGCTCTGGCGCATGACGATCTGACCCACTCACGCCTGCCGGATGACCGCATATGCCCACCGATTCAGTCGTTCACCAACTGGCCGTGCGCGCAGGCAATAAGCTGCGCGAAACCCGTCTGATGCTCACCACCGCGGAGTCGTGCACAGGCGGCATGGTCGCCACCGCGATCACCGACATCTCCGGCAGCAGCGGCTGGTTCGAGCGCGGCTTCGTCACCTATTCGAATCAGGCCAAGACCGAGATGATCGGCGTTCCCGCCGAACTCATCGACAAGCACGGTGCCGTGAGCGAGCCCGTTGCGCGCGCAATGGCCGAAGGCGCGCTGC encodes the following:
- the thiL gene encoding thiamine-phosphate kinase, giving the protein MPISEFSLIERFFGSRARRALSSSVLGIGDDCALIAPTSGQLLAISTDMLVAGRHFLPDVDPCALGHKALAVNLSDLAAMGAAPRAFTLAMALETPDETWLAAFADGLFALAERFGCELVGGDTTRGPLNLCLTVFGDVPAADALRRDAARPGDDIWVSGTLGDARAGLALARGEWSSGALDEADARQLLDALERPEPRVALGLALRGVAHAALDISDGLAGDLAHILERSGVAARVDVDAVPRSRALAKFAPETQLHCALAGGDDYELCFTAPASARAAVAAAGAASGIAVTRIGTIVALGNVSDEPAIAWHDASQAPLSLKLHGFDHFDAN
- a CDS encoding CinA family protein: MPTDSVVHQLAVRAGNKLRETRLMLTTAESCTGGMVATAITDISGSSGWFERGFVTYSNQAKTEMIGVPAELIDKHGAVSEPVARAMAEGALRNSRAQVSLAITGVAGPGGGTETKPVGMVSFAWSNRLHTSVETLVFKGDREQIRVQAAAHALRGLLALLEENER
- a CDS encoding phosphatidylglycerophosphatase A family protein gives rise to the protein MQTDLPEPPLGDGAADRPSAAKPRRANARFMLSHPLHWISLGFGSGLSPIVPGTIGTLFAWVSFAALAGHLTVAEWGTLIVAGFVAGIPITDFTARKLGIDDPSPIVWDEIVAFWLVLLFVTPVTFVGQLWAFVVFRFFDMVKPPPIRYFDRRFSGGFGIMIDDIVAAFLTLLVIALWRMTI